The genomic DNA AATCACCGCACAATCAAAGCACCGCACGCCCCTAAACCGGATCGAACCAGACCCTTGGGGTCAACTCCGACAGGCTGCTAGTGAGTATACATGGGATCCGCGTCAGATCACCGCGGTCAGGCCATCCGCGCCTCGGCCGGCGCAGCGCGTTCGAGCGTTTCCGGAAATCCGTCGGCCACGAGCGCGGCCGCGGCCTTGCCGGCCGCCATCGCGTAGGAGACATCACGGTGAATCAGCATCTGGGCGATCGCTCCTTCCAGCAGGATCATGACCTGCCTCCCGACGAGGCCCGGATCTGAAACGCCGCTGCCGCGCAGCTCCTCCGTCAGCCAGCTTTCGAAGCGCTTCTTGTGATCCGCCGCCATCACGACGGCCGGGTGCCCGGGCTGACCGGCGAGTTCCACCGCCGCGCGGGTGAACCCGCAGCCTCGCCATCTGGGGCGCTTGGCGAATGCCGCCAAAGCAGAGAACATCGTCGTGATCCGATCGGGCAACGGCCGGTCGTCGTCGCCGAGCCAGTCGCGATATCGTTCAACTGTGGGCGCGTCCCGCGCGGCCAGATAGGCGGCGATCAGTTCGTCCTTGCTTGCAAAATGATAGTAGAGCGTGCGTTTCGTGACACCGGCGCGTTCCGCGATCGCATCCACGCTCACGCTGCGCAGCCCATGCTCGTAGAACAGAGCTTCCGCCGCGCCGATGATCCTGGTTCGAGTTGTTTCTTCCATCGGGTTCTTGTCCCTTGACAGGTTGACGAAGCCTATCGCAACCGGAGCGACCTGTGCACGTCCTTTGAGGGCGTCGAGGTCTCGCGCGGCGACGGTCGCTTCACCGCGCTGAGGCCCGGCCGCATGGACGTGCCGCCTGTTGGATGGCAGTGCACCCGGATGTCCGCCTACAAAGTCGATTGGTGAAGATTGCAGATTCGATGCTCGCCGACGTAATGTCTGAGCATGCGCCGATTGCCTTGTGAGTTGACTGCCTCCTCATGACCTTTGCCAGTTCGCTTTCCCTGCTTTTCGTCATGGTCGCGCTCGCCGCAATTCCCAGTTCGAGCGTCGCGTTGGTGGTCGTGCGATCGGCGACGCTGGGCGTGCGCCACGGCATCGCCTCGGCGCTGGGCATCGTTGCCGGGGATCTCATTTTCGCCGCCATGGCGATAGCGGGGCTCGTGACTGTCGCGGAGTTGATGGGCACCTTTTTCGCCGTGCTGCGCTATCTCGCCGCCGCCTATCTCATCTGGTTCGGCTTCAGCCTGATCCGCGGCGGCGCGAAAGCGGGCGAGCCAACGGATGTGCGCCGGGCGGGCGGCCTGGGCGTGAGCTTTGCCGCGGGTGTCGCGCTCACGCTCGGCGACGTGAAGGCGATCCTGTTCTACGCGGCATTGTTTCCGGTCTTTGTCGACGTGACCGCGCTCTCGACCTTCGACATCGGTGTGATCGGATCGATCACGCTGATCGGCGTGGGCGGCGTGAAACTGGTCTATGCCTTCGCGGCGCGTGCGGTCGCCAATGCTTCGCAAGGGTTTCCCTTCAGAAGGCCCATTCGCATGGTCGCCGGCACCTTGATGATCGGCACGGGTGGGTATCTCATCGTCAAAGGATAGCGATTGACCACGCCGTGTTCCGGTCCGAGGGCGTGCCCCGGTGTGGAAAGGCCGTAGCCCCTGGTCCGGCGATCAGTCCAATGCGTTGCAAACCGCCTGCAGCTTGTTTCCATCAGGGTCGCGAACAGAGGTCGCGTAAACGTTTGGACCGTAGTGCGGTCGGGATCCGGGCTCTCCCTCATTTACGCTGCCCCATTTTAGCGCCTGCACGTAAATACGTAAGCTTCATCGAAGCCTCCCTCACAGGTGAGCCGCACCATCATTGAATAGTGCGACGCTGTTCAACGAACTATTTTCCGTAAATAATCTTGTGAATGACTGGCTTGTAGTTCGGCGTATGTAACGTCTAATGACAGGAATGGTGGCGCGAAGCAGGCGTCTGGTGGATTTAAAGCGGATATACTGTCCCCTTATGCCATATTTCGGAGGGTTATATAGGGTTATGGAGTTGACATAGTTCTCATCGCTATCCCGCACGGCCCGCCTTTTGCCCCCCAATCACCGCACGCCCACCATGCATTGCCGGAAACTGCCGCTTCTACGCGACAGCCCGATGCATCTGGAAGACGAGCGGCGGCAGCAAGCGACTTCCTGGTTTGCGACGGGTCATCGCCAGAAGGGGCGGCGGCCTTCCCGCATCGCGTCGCGCCTGCTGATCCCGAGATCGCGAAGCTGGTCATCGGTCATGTCACGGAGATTGCGGCGCTGACGCCATCGATCGGGCCAGATGTGGAAGATCGTTACGACGATACGGGCGAGGCATGACATGCGTGCTCATCCCCGCTTTCGAGCACGCATCGTCATGGCGATCACGCCGGCCACAACGCAGGCCAGCCCCATCCATGCCGTTGACGAAAGCGTTTCCCCAAGGAACAGGACGCCAATCGCAACGCCGATCGGAACCCGGAGATAGGCTTGCGCCGTCGTGCCGACAGAGCCGAGGGTTTGCACGAGGCGGAAATAGATCACGAAGGCCAGCGCCGTCGAGAAGACCGAAAGAGCAACGAGTGCCAGGGCGGAATCGGCGCTGGGAGCCAAGGTCCACGGTCGATCGACAACGAGACTGACCGGAATGAGGATCGCCGCGCCGCAGATCATCGAGCCGGCAGCCGGCATCATCGGATCAAGGCCCTTGAAGTTCCTGCCGAAGATCGCAGCGCCGGCATAGCAGATCGTGGCGGCGACGATAGCGAGTTGCGCCCATAGCTCATGCCCGACGCCGCCGAGCGCTTCGATACCGACGATCATGCATATTCCGATCAGCCCGGCCGCAACGCCGAACAGCTTGCGGCCGGTGATGGCCTCGTGGCGCGTGATCAGCGCCGTCAGCAGGAACGCGAAGATCGGCGAGGTGGAATTGAGGATCGTCGCAAGGCCGGCGTCGGTCGTTTGTTCGGCCCATGCGATCAGCGTGAAAGGCAC from Tistrella bauzanensis includes the following:
- a CDS encoding TetR/AcrR family transcriptional regulator, whose amino-acid sequence is MEETTRTRIIGAAEALFYEHGLRSVSVDAIAERAGVTKRTLYYHFASKDELIAAYLAARDAPTVERYRDWLGDDDRPLPDRITTMFSALAAFAKRPRWRGCGFTRAAVELAGQPGHPAVVMAADHKKRFESWLTEELRGSGVSDPGLVGRQVMILLEGAIAQMLIHRDVSYAMAAGKAAAALVADGFPETLERAAPAEARMA
- a CDS encoding LysE family translocator, which codes for MTFASSLSLLFVMVALAAIPSSSVALVVVRSATLGVRHGIASALGIVAGDLIFAAMAIAGLVTVAELMGTFFAVLRYLAAAYLIWFGFSLIRGGAKAGEPTDVRRAGGLGVSFAAGVALTLGDVKAILFYAALFPVFVDVTALSTFDIGVIGSITLIGVGGVKLVYAFAARAVANASQGFPFRRPIRMVAGTLMIGTGGYLIVKG
- a CDS encoding DUF1127 domain-containing protein, with product MSCLARIVVTIFHIWPDRWRQRRNLRDMTDDQLRDLGISRRDAMREGRRPFWR
- a CDS encoding DMT family transporter: MDRKTTMATELALLLALSTLWGASYTFIKIGVETIPPITLIAARTLIAGAVLVAILRLRGLTLPTDRKVWGRFLFQACLNSVVPFTLIAWAEQTTDAGLATILNSTSPIFAFLLTALITRHEAITGRKLFGVAAGLIGICMIVGIEALGGVGHELWAQLAIVAATICYAGAAIFGRNFKGLDPMMPAAGSMICGAAILIPVSLVVDRPWTLAPSADSALALVALSVFSTALAFVIYFRLVQTLGSVGTTAQAYLRVPIGVAIGVLFLGETLSSTAWMGLACVVAGVIAMTMRARKRG